The following proteins are encoded in a genomic region of Cricetulus griseus strain 17A/GY chromosome 7, alternate assembly CriGri-PICRH-1.0, whole genome shotgun sequence:
- the Cog1 gene encoding conserved oligomeric Golgi complex subunit 1 isoform X3, which yields MAAVTASPALKRLDLRDPNALFETHGAEEIRGLERQVRAEIEHKKEELRQMVGERYRDLIEAADTIGQMRRCAEGLVDAVRATDQYCARLRQAGSAAPRLPRAPQPQPPSEKFYSMAAQIKLLLEIPEKIWSSMETSQHLQATQLYLLCCHLHSLLQLDSSSSRYSPILSRFPILIRQVAAASHFRSTILHESKMLLKCQNVSDQAVAEALCSIMLLEESSPRQALTDFLMARKATIQKLLNQPHHGAGIKAQICSLVELLATTLNQAHALFYTLPEGVLPDPSLPCGLLFSTLETITSQHPTGKGIGVLQGEMRLCSWFRHLPASIMEFQPELRTLAHPISQEYLKDTLQKWIDMCNEDIKNGITNLLMYVKSMKGLAGIRDAIWDLLTNESASHGWEVVCRRLLEKPLLFWEDLMQQLFLDRLQTLTREGFESISSSSKELLVSALQELEASNSTSNKHVHFEQNMSLFLWSESPSDLPPDAAWVSVANRAQFANSGLSMKAQAVSPCVQSFCSALDSKLKVKLDDLLAYLPSSDTPLPKDPSPMHQAKNSAFDRYSDAGTVQDMLRTQSVACIKYVVGCIQAELQTIEEVTRDQKDVLHGTKLHAVLFMARLCQSLGELCPHLKQCIVGKCGGSEKPAREARTLKKQGKGKAQEVLPAQAQWQEVKEVLLQQSVMAYRVWSSALVKFLICGFTQPLLLSDAGSILATATNWDELEIQEETESGSSVTSKIRLPTQPSWYVQSFLFSLCQEVNRVGGHALPKVTLQEMLKNCMGQVIAAYEQLTEEQQVKKEGTFPMTQNRALQLLYDLRYLNIVLTSKGEEVKSGRSKPDSRIEKVTERLEALIDPFDLDVFTPHLSSNLNRLVQRTSVLFGLVTGTENQFASRSSTFNSQEPHNILPLASSQIRFGLLPLSMASTRKAKATSRGVETQAQVGSQALSRVGDQTHPGSLFRQLAGEEDDSPAPSLFKLAWLSSMTK from the exons ATGGCGGCCGTGACCGCCTCCCCGGCTCTGAAGCGGCTGGATCTGCGCGATCCCAACGCGCTCTTCGAGACTCATGGAGCGGAGGAAATCCGCGGGCTGGAGCGCCAGGTTCGAGCCGAGATCGAGCACAAGAAGGAGGAGCTGCGGCAGATGGTGGGCGAGCGCTACCGCGACCTGATCGAGGCGGCCGACACCATCGGCCAGATGCGCCGCTGCGCCGAGGGGCTGGTGGACGCCGTGCGGGCCACCGATCAGTACTGCGCTCGCCTCCGCCAGGCCGGCTCCGCCGCGCCCCGGCTCCCGCGGGCCCCGCAG CCACAGCCACCATCCGAGAAATTCTACAGCATGGCTGCCCAGATAAAGCTGCTGTTAGAAATCCCTGAGAAGATCTGGAGCTCCATGGAAACCTCTCAGCATCTCCAGGCCACACAACTCTACCTGCTCTGCTGCCATCTGCACAGCCTGCTCCAGCTGGACTCCTCTAGCTCCAGATATAGTCCCATCCTCTCGAGATTTCCCATACTCATCCGGCAGGTGGCAGCAGCCAGCCACTTCCG GTCAACTATTTTGCACGAAAGCAAGATGCTGCTCAAATGCCAGAATGTGTCGGACCAGGCTGTGGCCGAGGCCCTCTGCTCTATAATGCTCTTGGAGGAGAGTTCTCCCCGACAAGCCCTCACAGACTTCCTGATGGCCAGAAAGGCGACTATTCAGAAACTTCTGAACCAGCCCCATCACG GTGCTGGCATCAAGGCCCAGATTTGCTCTTTGGTGGAACTGCTGGCTACCACCCTGAACCAAGCCCATGCCCTTTTCTACACTCTACCAGAAGGCGTGCTGCCAGACCCATCCCTGCCCTGTGGCTTGCTCTTCTCTACCCTGGAGACAATCACAAGCCAGCATCCCACGG GAAAGGGCATCGGTGTCCTGCAGGGGGAGATGAGGCTGTGCAGCTGGTTCAGACACCTGCCAGCCTCCATTATGGAGTTCCAGCCAGAGCTACGAACTCTCGCACATCCTATCAGCCAGGAGTACCTGAAAGACACACTGCAGAAATGGATCGACAT GTGCAATGAAGACATTAAAAATGGGATCACCAACCTGCTCATGTACGTGAAGAGCATGAAAGGTCTGGCTGGGATCAGAGATGCCATATGGGACTTACTTACCAACGAGTCTGCCAGCCACGGCTGGGAGGTGGTGTGCCGGCGGCTTCTGGAGAAGCCGCTCTTGTTCTGGGAGGACCTGATGCAGCAGCTCTTCCTGGATCGGTTACAG aCACTGACCAGAGAAGGCTTTGAGTCCATCTCCAGCAGCTCCAAAGAGCTTTTGGTCTCAGCTCTGCAGGAACTGGAGGCCAGCAACTCCACATCAAATAAGCATGTCCACTTTGAGCAGAACATGTCTCTCTTCCTCTGGTCCGAGAGTCCCAGCGATCTGCCTCCTGATGCTGCCTGGGTCAGCGTGGCTAACCGGGCTCAGTTTGCCAACAGTGGTCTCTCCATGAAAGCCCAAGCAGTCAGTCCCTGTGTACAGAGCTTCTGTTCTGCCCTGGACTCTAAGCTGAAGGTCAAACTGGATGACCTCCTGGCCTACCTTCCATCCAGCGACACACCACTACCCAAGGACCCCTCCCCCATGCACCAGGCTAAGAACTCTGCCTTCGACAGATACTCGGATGCTGGGACTGTGCAGGACATGCTTCGGACTCAGTCCGTGGCCTGTATCAAGTATGTGGTGGGCTGCATCCAGGCAGAGCTGCAGACCATTGAAGAAGTCACCCGAGACCAGAAGGATGTCCTTCATGGCACCAAGCTGCACGCAGTCCTCTTCATGGCCAGACTCTGCCAGTCCCTGGGAGAATTGTGCCCTCACCTGAAGCAGTGTATTGTGGGAAAGTGTGGGGGCTCTGAAAAACCAGCGAGAGAGGCCAGGACTCTCAAGAAGCAGGGCAAAGGGAAAGCTCAGGAGGTGCTCCCTGCGCAGGCCCAGTGGCAGGAAGTGAAGGAAGTCCTGCTCCAACAGAGCGTCATGGCCTACCGGGTCTGGAGCTCAGCGCTTGTGAAA TTTCTCATTTGTGGATTCACTCAGCCATTGCTTTTAAGTGACGCTGGCTCAATCCTGGCCACTGCCACCAACTGGGATGAACTAGAAATTCAAGAGGAGACAGAGTCTGGCAGCAGTGTCACGTCTAAGATCCGCCTTCCTACTCAA CCGTCCTGGTATGTACAGTCCTTCCTGTTCAGTTTATGCCAGGAAGTTAATCGTGTTGGAGGCCACGCCTTGCCAAAGGTGACCCTGCAAGAGATGCTGAAGAACTGTATGGGCCAAGTCATAGCTGCCTATGAGCAACTCACAGAGGAGCAACAGGTAAAG AAAGAAGGGACGTTTCCAATGACCCAGAACCGAGCCCTGCAGCTCCTCTATGACCTTCGCTACCTCAACATCGTTCTGACCAGCAAGGGGGAGGAGGTGAAGAGTGGCCGGAGCAAGCCAGACTCCAG AATTGAGAAAGTGACCGAGAGGCTGGAGGCCCTCATTGACCCTTTCGACCTGGATGTTTTCACACCACATCTCAGCAGCAACCTTAACCGCCTGGTACAGCGGACTTCT GTTCTATTTGGATTGGTTACTGGTACAGAGAATCAGTTTGCCTCCCGGAGCAGCACATTCAACTCCCAGGAACCCCATAATATCCTGCCACTAGCCTCCAGCCAGATCAG GTTTGGACTGCTTCCCCTGAGCATGGCAAGCACGAGAAAGGCAAAGGCAACCAGCAGAGGCGTTGAAACACAAGCCCAG GTTGGCTCCCAGGCACTCTCCAGAGTAGGTGACCAGACGCATCCTGGCTCCTTGTTCAGACAGCTCGCCGGCGAGGAAGACGACTCACCTGCGCCTTCCTTATTCAAGCTTGCCTGGCTCTCTAGTATGACAAAGTAG
- the Cog1 gene encoding conserved oligomeric Golgi complex subunit 1 isoform X4, producing the protein MAAVTASPALKRLDLRDPNALFETHGAEEIRGLERQVRAEIEHKKEELRQMVGERYRDLIEAADTIGQMRRCAEGLVDAVRATDQYCARLRQAGSAAPRLPRAPQPQPPSEKFYSMAAQIKLLLEIPEKIWSSMETSQHLQATQLYLLCCHLHSLLQLDSSSSRYSPILSRFPILIRQVAAASHFRSTILHESKMLLKCQNVSDQAVAEALCSIMLLEESSPRQALTDFLMARKATIQKLLNQPHHGAGIKAQICSLVELLATTLNQAHALFYTLPEGVLPDPSLPCGLLFSTLETITSQHPTGKGIGVLQGEMRLCSWFRHLPASIMEFQPELRTLAHPISQEYLKDTLQKWIDMCNEDIKNGITNLLMYVKSMKGLAGIRDAIWDLLTNESASHGWEVVCRRLLEKPLLFWEDLMQQLFLDRLQTLTREGFESISSSSKELLVSALQELEASNSTSNKHVHFEQNMSLFLWSESPSDLPPDAAWVSVANRAQFANSGLSMKAQAVSPCVQSFCSALDSKLKVKLDDLLAYLPSSDTPLPKDPSPMHQAKNSAFDRYSDAGTVQDMLRTQSVACIKYVVGCIQAELQTIEEVTRDQKDVLHGTKLHAVLFMARLCQSLGELCPHLKQCIVGKCGGSEKPAREARTLKKQGKGKAQEVLPAQAQWQEVKEVLLQQSVMAYRVWSSALVKFLICGFTQPLLLSDAGSILATATNWDELEIQEETESGSSVTSKIRLPTQPSWYVQSFLFSLCQEVNRVGGHALPKVTLQEMLKNCMGQVIAAYEQLTEEQQKEGTFPMTQNRALQLLYDLRYLNIVLTSKGEEVKSGRSKPDSRIEKVTERLEALIDPFDLDVFTPHLSSNLNRLVQRTSVLFGLVTGTENQFASRSSTFNSQEPHNILPLASSQIRFGLLPLSMASTRKAKATSRGVETQAQVGSQALSRVGDQTHPGSLFRQLAGEEDDSPAPSLFKLAWLSSMTK; encoded by the exons ATGGCGGCCGTGACCGCCTCCCCGGCTCTGAAGCGGCTGGATCTGCGCGATCCCAACGCGCTCTTCGAGACTCATGGAGCGGAGGAAATCCGCGGGCTGGAGCGCCAGGTTCGAGCCGAGATCGAGCACAAGAAGGAGGAGCTGCGGCAGATGGTGGGCGAGCGCTACCGCGACCTGATCGAGGCGGCCGACACCATCGGCCAGATGCGCCGCTGCGCCGAGGGGCTGGTGGACGCCGTGCGGGCCACCGATCAGTACTGCGCTCGCCTCCGCCAGGCCGGCTCCGCCGCGCCCCGGCTCCCGCGGGCCCCGCAG CCACAGCCACCATCCGAGAAATTCTACAGCATGGCTGCCCAGATAAAGCTGCTGTTAGAAATCCCTGAGAAGATCTGGAGCTCCATGGAAACCTCTCAGCATCTCCAGGCCACACAACTCTACCTGCTCTGCTGCCATCTGCACAGCCTGCTCCAGCTGGACTCCTCTAGCTCCAGATATAGTCCCATCCTCTCGAGATTTCCCATACTCATCCGGCAGGTGGCAGCAGCCAGCCACTTCCG GTCAACTATTTTGCACGAAAGCAAGATGCTGCTCAAATGCCAGAATGTGTCGGACCAGGCTGTGGCCGAGGCCCTCTGCTCTATAATGCTCTTGGAGGAGAGTTCTCCCCGACAAGCCCTCACAGACTTCCTGATGGCCAGAAAGGCGACTATTCAGAAACTTCTGAACCAGCCCCATCACG GTGCTGGCATCAAGGCCCAGATTTGCTCTTTGGTGGAACTGCTGGCTACCACCCTGAACCAAGCCCATGCCCTTTTCTACACTCTACCAGAAGGCGTGCTGCCAGACCCATCCCTGCCCTGTGGCTTGCTCTTCTCTACCCTGGAGACAATCACAAGCCAGCATCCCACGG GAAAGGGCATCGGTGTCCTGCAGGGGGAGATGAGGCTGTGCAGCTGGTTCAGACACCTGCCAGCCTCCATTATGGAGTTCCAGCCAGAGCTACGAACTCTCGCACATCCTATCAGCCAGGAGTACCTGAAAGACACACTGCAGAAATGGATCGACAT GTGCAATGAAGACATTAAAAATGGGATCACCAACCTGCTCATGTACGTGAAGAGCATGAAAGGTCTGGCTGGGATCAGAGATGCCATATGGGACTTACTTACCAACGAGTCTGCCAGCCACGGCTGGGAGGTGGTGTGCCGGCGGCTTCTGGAGAAGCCGCTCTTGTTCTGGGAGGACCTGATGCAGCAGCTCTTCCTGGATCGGTTACAG aCACTGACCAGAGAAGGCTTTGAGTCCATCTCCAGCAGCTCCAAAGAGCTTTTGGTCTCAGCTCTGCAGGAACTGGAGGCCAGCAACTCCACATCAAATAAGCATGTCCACTTTGAGCAGAACATGTCTCTCTTCCTCTGGTCCGAGAGTCCCAGCGATCTGCCTCCTGATGCTGCCTGGGTCAGCGTGGCTAACCGGGCTCAGTTTGCCAACAGTGGTCTCTCCATGAAAGCCCAAGCAGTCAGTCCCTGTGTACAGAGCTTCTGTTCTGCCCTGGACTCTAAGCTGAAGGTCAAACTGGATGACCTCCTGGCCTACCTTCCATCCAGCGACACACCACTACCCAAGGACCCCTCCCCCATGCACCAGGCTAAGAACTCTGCCTTCGACAGATACTCGGATGCTGGGACTGTGCAGGACATGCTTCGGACTCAGTCCGTGGCCTGTATCAAGTATGTGGTGGGCTGCATCCAGGCAGAGCTGCAGACCATTGAAGAAGTCACCCGAGACCAGAAGGATGTCCTTCATGGCACCAAGCTGCACGCAGTCCTCTTCATGGCCAGACTCTGCCAGTCCCTGGGAGAATTGTGCCCTCACCTGAAGCAGTGTATTGTGGGAAAGTGTGGGGGCTCTGAAAAACCAGCGAGAGAGGCCAGGACTCTCAAGAAGCAGGGCAAAGGGAAAGCTCAGGAGGTGCTCCCTGCGCAGGCCCAGTGGCAGGAAGTGAAGGAAGTCCTGCTCCAACAGAGCGTCATGGCCTACCGGGTCTGGAGCTCAGCGCTTGTGAAA TTTCTCATTTGTGGATTCACTCAGCCATTGCTTTTAAGTGACGCTGGCTCAATCCTGGCCACTGCCACCAACTGGGATGAACTAGAAATTCAAGAGGAGACAGAGTCTGGCAGCAGTGTCACGTCTAAGATCCGCCTTCCTACTCAA CCGTCCTGGTATGTACAGTCCTTCCTGTTCAGTTTATGCCAGGAAGTTAATCGTGTTGGAGGCCACGCCTTGCCAAAGGTGACCCTGCAAGAGATGCTGAAGAACTGTATGGGCCAAGTCATAGCTGCCTATGAGCAACTCACAGAGGAGCAACAG AAAGAAGGGACGTTTCCAATGACCCAGAACCGAGCCCTGCAGCTCCTCTATGACCTTCGCTACCTCAACATCGTTCTGACCAGCAAGGGGGAGGAGGTGAAGAGTGGCCGGAGCAAGCCAGACTCCAG AATTGAGAAAGTGACCGAGAGGCTGGAGGCCCTCATTGACCCTTTCGACCTGGATGTTTTCACACCACATCTCAGCAGCAACCTTAACCGCCTGGTACAGCGGACTTCT GTTCTATTTGGATTGGTTACTGGTACAGAGAATCAGTTTGCCTCCCGGAGCAGCACATTCAACTCCCAGGAACCCCATAATATCCTGCCACTAGCCTCCAGCCAGATCAG GTTTGGACTGCTTCCCCTGAGCATGGCAAGCACGAGAAAGGCAAAGGCAACCAGCAGAGGCGTTGAAACACAAGCCCAG GTTGGCTCCCAGGCACTCTCCAGAGTAGGTGACCAGACGCATCCTGGCTCCTTGTTCAGACAGCTCGCCGGCGAGGAAGACGACTCACCTGCGCCTTCCTTATTCAAGCTTGCCTGGCTCTCTAGTATGACAAAGTAG